One stretch of Miscanthus floridulus cultivar M001 chromosome 18, ASM1932011v1, whole genome shotgun sequence DNA includes these proteins:
- the LOC136521026 gene encoding proteasome subunit alpha type-4-2, whose amino-acid sequence MSRRYDSRTTIFSPEGRLYQVEYAMEAIGNAGSALGILAADGVVLVGEKKVTSKLLQTSRSAEKMYKIDSHLACAVAGIMSDANILINTARLHAQRYALSYQEPIPVEQLVQSLCDTKQGYTQFGGLRPFGVSFLFAGWDKHHGFQLYMSDPSGNYGGWKAAAVGANSQAAQSMLKQDYKDGLTREEAVALALKVLSKTMDSTSLTAEKLELAEVFLQPGTGEVQYQVCSPEALGKLLAKSGLTQPTPEA is encoded by the coding sequence CGATCTTCTCGCCGGAGGGGCGTCTCTACCAGGTGGAGTACGCGATGGAGGCGATCGGCAACGCCGGGTCGGCCCTCGGGATCCTGGCGGCCGACGGCGTGGTCCTGGTCGGCGAGAAGAAGGTGACCTCCAAGCTCCTCCAGACCTCCCGCTCCGCCGAGAAGATGTACAAGATCGACTCCCACCTGGCGTGCGCCGTGGCCGGGATCATGTCCGACGCCAACATCCTCATCAACACCGCCCGCCTCCACGCCCAGCGCTACGCGCTCTCCTACCAGGAGCCCATCCCCGTCGAGCAGCTCGTCCAGTCCCTCTGCGACACCAAGCAGGGGTACACCCAGTTCGGTGGCCTCCGCCCCTTCGGGGTCTCCTTCCTGTTCGCCGGGTGGGACAAGCACCACGGCTTCCAGCTCTACATGAGCGACCCATCTGGCAACTACGGCGGCTGGAAGGCCGCCGCTGTTGGGGCCAACAGCCAGGCCGCGCAGTCCATGCTCAAGCAGGACTACAAGGACGGCTTGACCCGCGAGGAGGCCGTCGCTCTTGCGCTCAAGGTCCTCAGCAAAACCATGGACTCCACCAGCTTGACTGCCGAGAAGCTGGAGCTGGCCGAGGTGTTTCTGCAGCCCGGCACCGGGGAGGTACAGTACCAGGTGTGCTCTCCTGAGGCGCTGGGGAAGCTGCTTGCAAAGTCTGGCCTGACACAGCCGACACCCGAGGCATAA